TGTTTCGTTAATAATTTTAGTTTAGCTATTTTGCGGAACAGAAGTACAGCAGAAGTTCGGCACTTGATAAACGCAGAATTTTTGGAATTGCAATCGACTATATATGGTGCTATTAATAAATCGATGGAATGGCTAGTTGACTTAATTGAGCTTTTACGGAATTAGTCGAATTTCATAGCAGTCGTGATATTTATTGTATAGCTTTTTAAACGTTATAAAAATGAAGATTTTAATGGTTTGTTTGGGGAATATCTGTCGTTCCCCCCTTGCACACGGTATATTGAAGCAAAAGGCATTGGATCAACAATTAAACTGGGTCGTTGAATCGGCTGGTACGGGTGATTGGCACATTGGTGAGGCACCTGATCATCGGGCGATCGCAGTTGCCAAGAAATACGGTATCGATATATCTAGTCAGCGGGCCCAGCATTTTAAACCACAGTTTTTTGCTGAATATGATCTAATATTTGTCATGGATAGACAAAATTATGCAGATGTTTGTGCTCAGGCTATAGATAAATCGGATCTGAACAAGGTTAAATTATTTTTAGGAGACGATATTGTTCCGGATCCATATTTTGATGATAATTTGTTTGATCCGGTTTTTCAG
The genomic region above belongs to Sphingobacterium zeae and contains:
- a CDS encoding low molecular weight protein-tyrosine-phosphatase; amino-acid sequence: MKILMVCLGNICRSPLAHGILKQKALDQQLNWVVESAGTGDWHIGEAPDHRAIAVAKKYGIDISSQRAQHFKPQFFAEYDLIFVMDRQNYADVCAQAIDKSDLNKVKLFLGDDIVPDPYFDDNLFDPVFQMIDQRCAEVMASFIKSKK